The following DNA comes from Vigna radiata var. radiata cultivar VC1973A chromosome 4, Vradiata_ver6, whole genome shotgun sequence.
CAGACATTATGTATGCTACAAGTCTTCTATCAAGATTTTTGCAAAAGCTAAGTCAAATTCATTGTGGAgtaggaaaaataattttaagatatatacATAACACAAAGGAGATTGGTATATGATACAAAACCATGACTAACTCAAGGATGATTGGCTACACAGATAGTGATTGGGCAGGATCAATGGACGACATGAAGAGTACATCAGGACACGCTTTCATAGTAGGATCAAGTATTTTATCTTGGGCATCAAAGAAGCAAGCAATCATAGCACAATCAACAATAAAAGCAGAGTATGTAGCAAATCTTGAAACTAAGAGTCAAGCCATATGGTTACGAAGAATATTTGAAGAAATGGGTCAACCACACCATATAACGACTACTATCTACTAGGACAACAAATCAACAATAGCAATAGCAAAAAATCTAGTCCATTatcaaagaacaaaacacattCATTAAATATCACTTCATTAAGATGAATAGACAACTAAACAAATTCGACTCGAGTACTCTCCAACAAAAGACCAAATTGCAGATATTTTAGCGAAGGTGTTACCAAGACCAACATTTGAACTATTGTTCCATTCCTCAAGTTACCGAATTTGCATCAAGGAGGAgtattaaagtgtaatgcaaattctagaaaAATGTAGAAACTCCTAAGATAGAAGAACTCAAATGTAATACAAATTTGAGAATATCGTAGAAAATTCGAAgacaggaaaaaaaataaagaacattctgtataattaaaaatctaGAAGATTCCACATAACTTGTGgttttcatttcttaaaataatctaTGGGTCAATAAATACCAATGTAATCAACCATTCCAGGTTAGACAACATCTACCACAATTAAGACAACTACAAAATACACTTTTTCCAAATACTATTTCACATTTTATTGTATCCACATTTTCATTATCccataaactattttttttcacaacctAAAAATACTAACATTATACCtagtaaaagaattatttttaaaataattatccatCAAACAAACCTactcatatataatataatatattctaaTTGATTTGAGGATAAGAGAAGTATTTTATAtcacgagaaaaaaaaatagtaatgtaATACAAAAGAAGactatttagtttatataaaaaaaataattaggatAAGTAATTCTGACCTTTTCATGAAATAAGCTTTGGACAATTGTGTTGAGATCAATGTGGAAAGTGAAATCAGAatcttttgatgtttgaatCCCCGAAAAGATTGCTAGTTTTATGACTCCTTCAGAGAAAGTTGTCATATTGGAACATTCAGTAATCATCATCTTTTGTAAACATGGGCATTGCAATGTGGCATTTCCTGAATAAAACCTTATTAGCCTCGGTAAGTATTTCAGCTTAATCCATCTGAGTCGTCCAAATATTATCTTATCAcaatcatcttcatcttcatttctTGCAATTTCTTTGATTGATCCACAATATCCTATGCTTAGAGTCTCAAGTTTCACCAAACTTTTGAGTGTTGCAAACGTGAATAAATACTCCATCCTTTNGCANTGCATCACATANAAATATTTAAGATTGATGAATGACACCGCACAATAAACTATTCTTTCTACCAGAGGGCACTTNTAAAGCTTTAACAGTTCAAGTTTTTCAGTGTATGGTTGTACCCACGTGTGCTCTAAACCTATACACTCCAACTCCTTTAATTCCAACAAATNTAATTGTTTCAATCCAGCAAGTACTTTGTCGTGAACTTGAAGCTTTTGAGAGGGAAATATCTCCTTCAGACCAAAGCATTTTTGTACTGTAAGCCATTCTAAATTGGGTAGCTTGtgaaagaaatcaaaaggcAAACTATCTTTCCCATTGTTATCATCCTCAAAGAAtagtataagatattttaatttacaaagaAGGTCTTGTGGCAAACGTGCATCACTCATTAGCTTAATGTTTTCCTCATTGAGTGTCAGTCCCTCCAGTTTGGGAGAAACCTGACAATTGAAGTCaaaaagattcaaaagacgaGATGTTAGTTAGATACCGAGAagaatttatcaataaaaagaaaagaaaaacacaaaaggtTAAATAATAATGCTTTATTACCTTTTCAATTGTGAACAAAGGTTGTTGTAAGTTAGTTGGAGCCTCTAAAACTTCTTTTTTACTATCATCATCAAAGCTTGATCTGAATACCTTCAGCTTAGGACAACATTCCACATATAACTCATCTAACAAGGGACATTCTAGATGATGCTTTCCAGGGTAAAAGCAACTCAACAGTGGCATGTTTTCAAGATATAGATATGACAAACAAGGGAATTCAAACATTAATGTCGTTCTATGTTCCATTTTATCTTCCCTTCCAACTATTTCTACCATTTTCTCACACCCCTGTATATGAAGCTTCTTCAACTTCCCAAGATTTTTGGCAAGTGATAAAGGGAACAATGTTAAAAGGCTTCCACAGCCATCAACATCCACTCTTTGCAAATTGGAAAAACTGACAATTCCTTTGATATTTTCCTTCCATacacattttaaatttgacaaGTGTTTTAAAGTAAGATTTTCCAAACGAAACATTATTCCATACGTCTGGATTTCACTCTCATGTATGTCAAATATTATCTGTGCTGATTCACATTTCTCCACATTCAATTCTTCTAAGTTCTTCAAGTAAGGTAGTACATGAGAGGGAATTAAAGTATCTCTTTTACATGCTTCATCAAATTCCAATTTCTTCAAACAACCAAAGAAATTGTCCGGAAAAGCAAATTTGCCATGTCGAACTTTCCCCTCAGGATAATCAACAAGATTTATATCCTTTGAATATTCAAAAGAAACcttaaaaagagaagaaactaaATGTCAGATGTACATGACAATCAATGATTGAATAACTATATACAAAGTCTTTATACTAATTCTTATGGTATATGTGACCCGCACTTTAGttcattatataatttgttataaaacaaatttggaaaaatgaaaaaagtggaaattgtttcaaataattcaaagaATAAAGGTCATCGTTTGCACAATTTTGATTGCGAAATTGTGCTAGACATTTGGAAATCAAATCCAACTTGATAATACAAACCATTAACCTTGTTGTCTGAAAGTAGgaaataaattacttaaatcTGTACAAAACGACATAATGTCCATGCTTcgtattatttatgttttgcaaaataattgaattattagttatgaacattttcaaagaaattaacattaaattatctaTGGAGATATGATgcaatgaaaatttgtaatgaTCAACATACTTTAATGCATACCTGGTTTGTGAAATGTGTTTGTAGAGTGGCATTCAAATCACCTTCCCAATACCATTTGTCTTTATCTCCTTCTTCAACATGTACTTTTTGTAGCTTTGGAGAACTTTGGACTTCAGACAATTTTGTCATTTGAGGGCATCCACTTACTACTAATTTTTCTAATAGTGGGAATTTTAAGTCACACTTTTCAACACTAGAGAAACTTGTGAGATTTTGTAGAGACACCAATTCtaatgattttaattgtttaaactcaACCTCTTGTactttttcctcttcattttctGCAGCAATTTCCGCAATTAATGGACATGAAATTACTTTCATCGTTGTGAGTTGAACCAAGGATTTAGCAGTTGAGAGTGTCATTAAATTCTTCATCATACAGTTCACCACTTCTATGGATGTTAAGTAACTAAAAGATACCAAGGATGATGCTagatttctcaattttttgcaTCCAAAGATGATTAAGCGTTCTACCCTTTGAAGAAGCACATCATGCTCAAAACCAATCTCCTCTAGAGACCACATGTTATATAATTCTAACTCTTTAAGTTGCACAATACCACCTATTTTTTCACATGAACTAAGACGTTCAGGAGTCCAAATTCTTTTCATGTGACAAAGTTCtaatattaaacttttcaaattgGGAAGTCTATGAAGAAACCAAAAgagaattttattattcttcaaTCTATACAAGGCAAGTTCTTCTAGTTTATGCATTCTATAAGCATTAACAATGTATTTCTGTAACCATTCTGCTTCCTTTAAGCTGACCGACATGTATTCCAAGTTATATATTgcctaaataaataaataaaagaattattgttAGTATTAAAGCATACTAGTTGAATCATAAtgtattattttgatttcagaAATAAAAGACGTAAACAGGACATATTCTATATTTCCAACAAAAAGCTTAAATTAAGAACATCTGATTTCTATCTGAACGAACTTTATGTACCTTTTTTGTAGCTAAAACAATTGGTTGCTCTTTTGAATTTGTGATTTCTGAAGTCAATCCTTCGAGCATGCTACAGTCGactatttccaatttcttcaaTGGTGGCCATTCTAAAGTATGAATTCCTGAGTAGAAACTCCTCAATTCATGCAACTCTATTAATGATATTGTGTTTAGATGAGGAAATTTAAAGGTGATAGCAGTTTCACTTGAATGTTTGTCCAAACCAATAATCTCTGTCATTGCCCAACAGTACCATACCTCAAGGACTTCTAGTTTTCCT
Coding sequences within:
- the LOC111241517 gene encoding probable disease resistance protein At5g63020 produces the protein MTEIIGLDKHSSETAITFKFPHLNTISLIELHELRSFYSGIHTLEWPPLKKLEIVDCSMLEGLTSEITNSKEQPIVLATKKAIYNLEYMSVSLKEAEWLQKYIVNAYRMHKLEELALYRLKNNKILFWFLHRLPNLKSLILELCHMKRIWTPERLSSCEKIGGIVQLKELELYNMWSLEEIGFEHDVLLQRVERLIIFGCKKLRNLASSLVSFSYLTSIEVVNCMMKNLMTLSTAKSLVQLTTMKVISCPLIAEIAAENEEEKVQEVEFKQLKSLELVSLQNLTSFSSVEKCDLKFPLLEKLVVSGCPQMTKLSEVQSSPKLQKVHVEEGDKDKWYWEGDLNATLQTHFTNQVSFEYSKDINLVDYPEGKVRHGKFAFPDNFFGCLKKLEFDEACKRDTLIPSHVLPYLKNLEELNVEKCESAQIIFDIHESEIQTKISKELSVFPICKEWMLMAVEAF